A genomic region of Lujinxingia sediminis contains the following coding sequences:
- the ppx gene encoding exopolyphosphatase, whose amino-acid sequence MRAERMIAAIDLGSNSFHMVIARKQDGQLQVVDRLKEMVRLAAGLRDDKTLSTEARARALGCLRRFGERLQGIDPGDIRAVGTNTLRKTRDPRAFMEEIQEALGGVPVEIISGLEEARLVYQGVAHAMEPGPGHRLVIDIGGGSTEFVIGQGFEPLERESKYMGCVEWTRRYFPDGKVSEAAMAEAILAAKQEVEMLATRYRQVGWSEVVGSSGTNKAVAQVLDEKGWSRGAITTRGLQRLRRRLIKDGEARPDQLPGVSEDRAPVFAGGVAILSAAFEILQIERMVPSDGALREGLMVDLAGRLRREDIREQTVATLCARYGVDMPHAARVEATALALWEQVATGWKIDDPYLATVLGWSAKLHEIGLAIAHARYHKHGSYLVENSDMPGFSRQDQHMLWALVRTHRREFKPHRFDGMAGKLPRAGRRLAVLLRLAVLLNRSRVDQAVPEIQAEVQGRVLVLSFPKGWLREMPLTRAVLREEAERLEAARIRLKIH is encoded by the coding sequence ATGAGAGCAGAGCGGATGATCGCGGCGATCGACCTGGGGTCGAACTCCTTTCATATGGTGATCGCGCGTAAGCAGGATGGCCAGCTTCAGGTCGTCGACCGTCTCAAAGAGATGGTGCGCCTGGCAGCGGGTCTGCGCGACGATAAGACCCTGAGCACCGAGGCCCGCGCCCGGGCGCTGGGATGTTTGCGCCGCTTCGGGGAGCGTCTTCAGGGCATCGATCCCGGCGATATTCGCGCGGTGGGCACCAACACCCTGCGTAAGACCCGCGATCCCCGCGCCTTTATGGAAGAGATTCAGGAGGCGCTGGGCGGGGTGCCCGTCGAGATCATCAGTGGTCTGGAGGAGGCTCGTCTGGTCTACCAGGGCGTGGCCCACGCCATGGAGCCGGGCCCGGGGCATCGTCTGGTCATCGATATCGGCGGGGGCAGCACCGAGTTTGTGATCGGCCAGGGCTTCGAGCCCCTGGAGCGCGAGTCGAAGTATATGGGGTGTGTGGAGTGGACGCGGCGCTACTTTCCCGACGGCAAGGTCAGCGAGGCGGCGATGGCCGAGGCGATTCTGGCCGCCAAGCAGGAAGTGGAGATGCTGGCCACGCGCTACCGCCAGGTGGGGTGGAGCGAGGTGGTGGGCTCTTCGGGGACCAATAAGGCGGTGGCCCAGGTGCTCGACGAGAAGGGCTGGAGCCGCGGCGCCATCACCACGCGTGGGCTTCAGAGGTTGCGGCGACGGCTGATCAAAGATGGGGAGGCCAGGCCCGATCAACTCCCCGGGGTGAGCGAGGACCGCGCTCCGGTGTTTGCCGGAGGCGTGGCGATCTTGAGCGCCGCCTTTGAGATCCTTCAGATCGAGCGGATGGTCCCCAGCGACGGCGCGCTGCGTGAGGGCTTGATGGTCGACCTTGCGGGGCGTTTAAGGCGAGAGGATATTCGCGAGCAGACCGTGGCCACCCTCTGCGCGCGCTACGGGGTGGACATGCCGCATGCCGCGCGGGTGGAGGCCACCGCGCTGGCCTTATGGGAGCAGGTCGCCACGGGCTGGAAGATCGACGATCCCTACCTGGCCACGGTGCTGGGGTGGTCGGCGAAGTTGCATGAGATCGGGCTGGCGATCGCGCATGCGCGCTACCATAAGCATGGCTCGTATCTGGTAGAAAACTCGGATATGCCCGGGTTTTCACGTCAGGATCAGCATATGCTCTGGGCGCTGGTCCGCACGCACCGCCGGGAGTTTAAGCCGCATCGTTTTGACGGCATGGCCGGTAAACTTCCGCGAGCGGGCAGGCGTCTGGCGGTGCTTCTGCGCCTGGCGGTGCTGCTCAACCGCAGCCGTGTCGATCAGGCCGTTCCCGAGATTCAGGCCGAGGTGCAGGGGCGAGTGCTGGTGTTGAGCTTTCCGAAGGGCTGGTTGCGGGAGATGCCGCTGACCCGCGCGGTGCTGCGCGAGGAGGCCGAGCGGCTGGAGGCGGCGCGCATTCGGCTAAAGATCCATTAG
- the msrA gene encoding peptide-methionine (S)-S-oxide reductase MsrA — protein MSRQLLPTALLTLVLLFAGLLIGCQPSEANRNGDVAQTEQPGASSDTRAQAGARPGGTELSTPDLESEGLARATFAGGCFWCMEPPFERLEGVVSVTSGYTDGPEEAPTYNEVSSGQTGHTEAVEILYNPDVVSYDELLTVFWRAHDPTDLGGQFADRGSQYRPGIYTHTELQREQAEASKAALEAEGPFDKPIVTPIKPAQPFWIAEAYHQDYYKTNPTPYQRYYQGSGRKGFLERTWSAD, from the coding sequence ATGTCTCGCCAACTCCTCCCGACCGCACTGCTTACCCTGGTCCTGCTCTTCGCCGGGCTGCTCATCGGCTGCCAGCCCTCCGAGGCCAACCGAAACGGCGACGTGGCCCAGACCGAGCAACCCGGTGCCTCCTCCGACACCCGGGCCCAGGCCGGGGCGCGCCCGGGCGGCACCGAGCTCTCCACCCCCGACCTTGAGAGCGAGGGGCTGGCACGGGCGACCTTCGCCGGGGGCTGCTTCTGGTGCATGGAGCCCCCCTTTGAGCGCCTTGAGGGCGTCGTCTCGGTGACCTCCGGCTACACCGATGGCCCCGAAGAAGCGCCTACCTACAACGAGGTCTCCTCAGGTCAGACCGGCCACACCGAGGCCGTGGAGATCCTCTACAACCCCGACGTGGTCAGCTACGACGAGCTGCTCACCGTCTTCTGGCGCGCCCACGATCCGACCGACCTCGGGGGGCAGTTCGCCGACCGCGGCTCGCAGTACCGCCCGGGCATCTACACCCACACCGAGCTGCAACGCGAGCAGGCCGAGGCCTCCAAAGCGGCGCTCGAAGCCGAGGGGCCTTTTGATAAGCCCATCGTCACGCCGATTAAGCCCGCCCAGCCCTTCTGGATCGCCGAGGCGTACCACCAGGATTATTACAAAACGAACCCCACGCCCTATCAGCGCTACTACCAGGGAAGCGGCCGAAAGGGCTTCTTAGAGCGCACCTGGTCGGCCGACTGA
- a CDS encoding class I SAM-dependent RNA methyltransferase, which translates to MSKTIDDVVIAGIDANFEGWVDHEGRRVLAPGVVPGDRVDLEVVASSQHHPRDFARVARVHARGEGFEQPVCAHAGPVRGRCGGCPGMHVRAPLRAQILQDRVTELLGERRLRWSWHEAPQQLGYRNRSNFVVTRRAGRLLLGSYAPRSQDVAAMSGCQVVRPMLSRVQAELEVRLGALNVPVGDEEQGLRWISVRAAGLPGAGESVVVELVVREPQAAWLGAATEAIMAIEGVQGVALTVNDRDTNAIRVDASGTLAGECQLIERYGEVELAIDPGAFAQLNVEVASAMYRQAARWVEGAQVIWDLYCGIGGLGLNAAVGRTNVHLFGAESVASAIESARQNAARAGVTARYRVVDLGSANWRAACPDEGVLARPEAILINPPRKGLSRPMREVLSKPASLGAKMLVYMSCDVASFVRDADALEQGGWHLVELQAHDMLPQTTHVELLGRFERA; encoded by the coding sequence ATGAGCAAGACGATCGACGACGTGGTGATCGCGGGGATCGACGCGAACTTTGAGGGGTGGGTCGACCATGAGGGCCGGCGCGTGCTGGCGCCGGGCGTGGTGCCAGGCGACCGGGTGGATCTGGAGGTCGTGGCGTCGAGCCAGCACCATCCCCGCGATTTTGCGCGTGTGGCCCGGGTACACGCGCGCGGGGAGGGGTTTGAGCAGCCGGTATGCGCGCACGCCGGCCCGGTGCGGGGTCGCTGTGGGGGATGTCCGGGGATGCATGTGCGCGCCCCACTCCGAGCGCAGATCTTACAGGATCGCGTCACCGAGCTGCTCGGCGAACGCCGGCTTCGCTGGAGCTGGCACGAGGCCCCGCAACAACTCGGGTATCGCAACCGCTCCAACTTCGTGGTCACTCGCCGCGCCGGGCGACTCTTGCTGGGCTCGTATGCCCCGCGCAGTCAGGATGTGGCGGCGATGTCGGGCTGTCAGGTGGTGCGTCCGATGCTCTCCAGGGTGCAGGCGGAGCTGGAGGTGCGCCTGGGCGCGCTGAATGTGCCGGTGGGCGATGAGGAGCAGGGGCTGCGCTGGATCTCGGTGCGGGCTGCCGGGCTGCCGGGGGCTGGCGAGTCGGTGGTGGTCGAGCTTGTGGTGCGCGAGCCACAGGCCGCCTGGCTTGGCGCGGCCACCGAGGCGATCATGGCCATTGAGGGGGTGCAGGGTGTGGCGTTGACGGTCAACGATCGCGACACCAACGCCATCCGCGTCGACGCCTCCGGTACCCTGGCCGGGGAGTGCCAGCTGATCGAGCGTTACGGGGAGGTGGAGCTGGCCATCGACCCGGGGGCCTTTGCGCAGCTCAACGTGGAGGTGGCCTCGGCGATGTATCGTCAGGCCGCGCGCTGGGTGGAGGGAGCGCAGGTGATCTGGGATCTCTACTGCGGCATCGGCGGGCTGGGGCTCAACGCGGCGGTGGGGCGCACCAACGTGCATCTTTTTGGCGCGGAAAGCGTGGCCTCGGCCATCGAGAGCGCGCGCCAGAATGCGGCGCGCGCCGGCGTGACGGCGCGCTACCGCGTGGTGGACCTGGGCTCGGCAAACTGGCGCGCGGCCTGCCCCGATGAGGGCGTGCTGGCCCGGCCGGAGGCGATTCTGATCAACCCGCCGCGAAAGGGGCTCTCTCGCCCGATGCGCGAGGTGTTGAGCAAACCGGCCTCGCTGGGCGCGAAGATGCTCGTCTACATGAGCTGCGACGTCGCGAGCTTTGTCCGTGATGCCGACGCACTTGAGCAGGGAGGCTGGCACCTTGTCGAGCTTCAGGCCCATGACATGCTCCCGCAGACCACCCATGTGGAGCTTCTGGGGCGTTTTGAGAGGGCCTGA
- a CDS encoding ABC1 kinase family protein, translated as MASPVRAAVQDIKRLRTISSVLTRHGFSAVARRAGLGRFVGDGGLRQESEGFEGEEGVEALIGPDRSEAAVRFRRVLEDLGPTFVKLGQVLSTRPDLVPKEFLDELRKLQDAVSPMPMETIRRQVESSLGMTLEDAYASFEERPLAAASIGQVHRATLHDGTKVVVKVQRLGIGEQIRADLDLLYYLARFLEATVEEIELYSPTAIVQEFERAILAELDFRQEARNVQEFGKNFADVDAVSVPFVYDELTRAEVMTMEFVQAGKLSSIEGGSELAETVLHNLLDAMVKMVLYDGFFHGDPHPGNIMVREDGSLIFIDFGLVGRLSARQQDDLIGLILNVLTGDVDAIARALLEMGDPVGRVNLREFRTDVERVRDKYISATVGDFDVSQFIQEVMDAAQYHRIRLNPNYAVLVKTAATIEGIMRRLKPDMDVMAIGLPYARDLALKKYSAKKLAQSALSAAVGVSSFVTKVPQQLDQVLMDLEGGNLTVTVRNESLDQLGEVLNTLGTRLFLGVIASGLAVVAAMLLRPFDREIFGVSVLLIVGLLAALSATTLFWWSLGWHVAASRKGKKLRLGPLMRLMRRD; from the coding sequence ATGGCATCACCAGTCAGAGCGGCGGTTCAGGACATCAAGCGCCTGCGTACCATCTCCAGTGTGCTCACCCGGCACGGGTTCTCGGCGGTGGCGCGGCGCGCCGGGCTGGGCAGGTTTGTGGGCGACGGGGGGCTGCGCCAGGAGAGCGAGGGTTTTGAGGGCGAGGAGGGCGTGGAGGCGCTGATCGGACCGGATCGCTCGGAGGCGGCGGTGCGTTTTCGGCGCGTGCTCGAAGATCTGGGGCCGACCTTTGTCAAACTCGGGCAGGTGCTCTCCACGCGCCCCGACCTCGTGCCAAAGGAGTTCCTCGACGAGCTGCGCAAACTTCAGGACGCGGTCAGCCCGATGCCCATGGAGACGATCCGCCGGCAGGTGGAGTCCAGTCTGGGCATGACGCTCGAAGATGCCTACGCGAGCTTTGAAGAGAGGCCTCTGGCCGCAGCGAGCATCGGGCAGGTTCACCGCGCCACCCTCCATGATGGCACAAAGGTGGTCGTCAAGGTGCAGCGCCTGGGCATTGGCGAGCAGATTCGCGCCGATCTCGACCTCCTCTACTACCTGGCCCGCTTTCTGGAGGCGACCGTCGAGGAGATCGAGCTCTACTCGCCGACGGCCATTGTCCAGGAGTTTGAGCGCGCGATCCTGGCCGAGCTGGACTTTCGCCAGGAGGCCAGAAATGTGCAGGAGTTCGGCAAAAACTTCGCGGACGTCGACGCCGTCAGCGTGCCTTTTGTCTACGACGAGCTGACCCGCGCTGAAGTCATGACCATGGAGTTTGTGCAGGCCGGCAAACTCTCCAGCATCGAGGGGGGCAGCGAGCTGGCGGAGACGGTGCTGCACAACCTGCTCGATGCCATGGTCAAGATGGTGCTCTACGACGGGTTTTTTCATGGCGATCCGCACCCGGGCAACATCATGGTGCGCGAGGATGGCTCGCTGATCTTTATCGATTTCGGGCTTGTGGGGCGCCTCTCCGCCCGCCAGCAGGACGACCTGATCGGGCTGATTCTCAACGTGCTCACCGGCGATGTCGACGCGATCGCCCGCGCCCTCCTGGAGATGGGCGATCCGGTGGGGCGTGTGAACCTGCGGGAGTTTCGCACCGATGTGGAGCGGGTGCGCGATAAGTACATCAGCGCCACCGTCGGTGATTTTGATGTGAGCCAGTTCATCCAGGAGGTGATGGACGCGGCGCAGTACCACCGCATTCGCCTCAACCCCAACTACGCGGTGCTGGTGAAGACGGCGGCCACCATCGAGGGCATCATGCGCCGGCTTAAGCCGGATATGGACGTGATGGCCATCGGGCTTCCCTACGCCCGCGATCTGGCGCTGAAGAAATATTCGGCCAAAAAGCTCGCGCAGTCCGCGCTGAGCGCGGCGGTCGGGGTCTCGAGCTTTGTGACCAAGGTGCCCCAGCAGCTCGACCAGGTGCTGATGGATCTGGAGGGGGGCAACCTCACAGTGACGGTGCGCAACGAGTCGCTCGACCAGCTCGGGGAGGTGCTCAACACCCTGGGCACGCGTCTCTTCTTAGGGGTGATTGCCTCGGGGCTGGCGGTGGTGGCGGCGATGCTCTTGCGCCCCTTTGACCGGGAGATCTTCGGGGTGTCGGTGCTCCTGATCGTGGGGCTTCTGGCGGCGCTCTCGGCCACGACGCTCTTCTGGTGGTCGCTGGGCTGGCATGTGGCGGCCAGTCGCAAGGGTAAGAAACTGCGCCTGGGGCCGCTGATGCGGCTGATGCGGCGAGACTGA
- a CDS encoding energy transducer TonB translates to MNEPSQRVGWGRPLGVVLALHLGLFALPLSFDSAEEVDPEPITLTLKAPEPVAEPVEPEPLPEPEVVPEPPPEPVKPPPRKQVEAPKVASSEVVVPEPEPEIVPPPEDAPVSLEAPTDVDPEATEPVEETPVVDEPTPDPVPAEPPAPLVDPVDWGAYESRITGALEAEKRYPRMARRMGVEGEAVVRIIIRRDGTLAQPPRLLRSSGNNLLDKEVLRMVEAAEPYAGLPEDAVIDEFELVVPVKFLLE, encoded by the coding sequence ATGAACGAACCTTCGCAAAGGGTGGGGTGGGGCAGGCCGCTGGGCGTGGTGCTGGCGCTGCATCTGGGGCTTTTTGCGCTGCCGCTGAGCTTTGACTCCGCCGAAGAGGTCGATCCAGAGCCGATCACGCTCACTTTAAAAGCGCCCGAGCCGGTGGCCGAACCGGTGGAGCCCGAGCCGCTGCCCGAACCCGAGGTGGTGCCCGAGCCGCCGCCGGAGCCCGTCAAACCACCGCCGCGCAAGCAGGTGGAGGCGCCGAAGGTGGCCAGCTCGGAGGTGGTGGTGCCCGAGCCCGAGCCCGAGATCGTGCCGCCACCCGAGGATGCGCCGGTGAGTCTGGAGGCGCCGACCGACGTGGACCCCGAGGCCACAGAGCCTGTGGAAGAGACGCCTGTGGTCGATGAGCCCACTCCCGATCCGGTGCCCGCTGAGCCGCCGGCTCCCCTGGTCGATCCGGTGGATTGGGGCGCCTACGAGTCCCGCATCACCGGCGCGCTGGAGGCCGAGAAGCGCTACCCGCGCATGGCCCGGCGCATGGGCGTGGAGGGCGAAGCGGTGGTGCGCATCATCATCCGCCGCGATGGCACGCTGGCGCAGCCTCCTCGGCTGTTGCGCTCCAGCGGTAACAACCTCCTCGATAAGGAAGTACTGCGCATGGTGGAGGCCGCCGAGCCCTATGCGGGACTTCCCGAAGACGCGGTGATCGATGAGTTTGAGCTCGTCGTGCCCGTGAAATTTTTGCTCGAATAA
- a CDS encoding ExbD/TolR family protein — MQFESFERESPTINVSALIDVVFILLIFVVLAANFDRVREMGVVLPQADSTSAASPEAQTLTLKADGTMLLGDAPVTREGLGQALLKSRESFEVLVLVGDSKVALEEAVFVFDEASKAGFESVSIATRKAD; from the coding sequence ATGCAGTTTGAGAGTTTTGAGCGGGAGTCGCCCACGATCAACGTCTCGGCGCTGATCGATGTGGTTTTCATTCTGCTGATCTTCGTGGTGCTGGCGGCGAACTTCGATCGGGTGCGCGAGATGGGGGTGGTGCTTCCTCAGGCCGACTCGACGAGCGCGGCCTCCCCAGAGGCGCAGACGCTTACGTTGAAGGCCGATGGCACGATGCTGCTGGGCGATGCCCCGGTGACCCGCGAGGGGCTGGGTCAGGCGCTGCTGAAGAGCCGCGAGAGCTTCGAGGTGCTCGTGCTCGTCGGCGACAGCAAGGTGGCGCTCGAAGAAGCTGTGTTTGTCTTTGATGAGGCGTCGAAGGCCGGCTTTGAGTCCGTGTCGATCGCCACGCGCAAGGCCGACTGA
- a CDS encoding MotA/TolQ/ExbB proton channel family protein, translating to MAPIYACSALMVAIFVKKALEFRAQRLSQLQWLGGVLEAIDEGDVSGARERARGSVHPVGRVIDAMLDTFERRPDRVEAEAARCGSLELQRLEKHVGALSFIAQVAPLLGLLGTVVGMVELFIGLQGAGAAMVDAQLLASGIWKALLTTAAGLMVAVPSLAAYTFLNARTDGFRLTLSDAISQVLTALPLPQTEPGQKRPVPTLVREAADAV from the coding sequence ATGGCCCCGATCTACGCCTGTTCGGCGTTGATGGTGGCCATTTTTGTCAAAAAAGCGCTGGAGTTTCGGGCGCAACGCTTAAGCCAGTTGCAGTGGCTGGGCGGCGTGCTTGAGGCCATCGACGAGGGGGATGTGTCCGGGGCGCGCGAGCGTGCCCGGGGCAGCGTGCACCCGGTGGGGCGCGTGATCGACGCGATGCTGGACACCTTTGAGCGCCGCCCGGATCGCGTGGAAGCCGAAGCCGCGCGCTGCGGCAGCCTGGAATTGCAGCGTCTGGAAAAACACGTCGGCGCCCTCTCGTTCATCGCGCAGGTCGCTCCGCTCCTGGGGCTTCTGGGCACGGTGGTAGGGATGGTGGAACTTTTCATCGGCCTGCAGGGCGCCGGCGCGGCGATGGTCGACGCCCAGCTCCTGGCCTCGGGCATCTGGAAGGCGCTTCTGACCACGGCCGCCGGTCTGATGGTGGCCGTGCCCTCCCTTGCCGCCTACACCTTCCTGAACGCGCGCACCGACGGCTTTCGGCTGACCTTAAGCGATGCGATCTCGCAGGTGCTCACCGCCCTCCCCCTGCCCCAGACCGAGCCCGGCCAGAAGCGCCCGGTCCCCACGCTGGTGCGTGAGGCCGCCGATGCAGTTTGA
- a CDS encoding sulfurtransferase: MATQYGRFRGVGGALATLLMGAWILCASGAICPVQAQESAPRGDLSGFGEQAVEVFVDVERARTLIAEGAAVLDAREASDFRRGHLPGAANVPWTTLVSGEQQGALAGDAHLEVRLREAGVSNGRPVVVYGGWRGPGTWGEEGRLHWTLEYLGHERVYVLWGGIQAWEGAGHELESGAQADRSAGHFEVRRREAYRATTAEVQAALSRDDVALLDTREAEEYGGKVKYGESRAGHIPGAQHLWWEELFEGRKLKSRRAIEAMLKARGIERTDEVIAYCTGGIRSGFVYSVLRALGYGQVANYDASMWEWTRQSDRPVRAP; encoded by the coding sequence TTGGCGACACAATACGGAAGATTTCGAGGTGTGGGCGGGGCGCTGGCAACGCTTCTCATGGGGGCATGGATACTCTGCGCAAGCGGAGCGATCTGCCCGGTGCAGGCGCAGGAATCGGCCCCCCGCGGGGACCTCTCGGGCTTCGGGGAGCAGGCCGTTGAGGTTTTCGTCGATGTGGAACGCGCCCGCACGCTGATCGCCGAGGGGGCGGCGGTGCTGGACGCGCGGGAGGCGTCGGATTTTCGCCGGGGCCATCTTCCGGGGGCGGCGAATGTGCCGTGGACGACCCTTGTGAGCGGGGAGCAGCAGGGGGCGTTGGCGGGCGATGCACATCTGGAAGTGCGGCTGCGCGAGGCCGGGGTGTCGAATGGGCGGCCGGTGGTGGTCTACGGAGGCTGGCGCGGGCCGGGGACCTGGGGTGAGGAGGGGAGGTTGCATTGGACTTTGGAGTATCTGGGGCATGAGCGTGTGTATGTGCTCTGGGGGGGCATCCAGGCCTGGGAGGGAGCCGGCCACGAGCTCGAATCCGGAGCGCAGGCCGACCGCAGCGCCGGACATTTCGAGGTGCGACGGCGCGAGGCCTACCGGGCCACAACGGCCGAGGTTCAGGCGGCGCTCTCCCGTGACGATGTGGCGCTGCTCGATACGCGCGAGGCCGAGGAGTACGGCGGCAAGGTCAAGTACGGGGAGTCGCGCGCCGGGCACATCCCGGGGGCGCAGCATCTCTGGTGGGAAGAGCTCTTTGAGGGGCGGAAGCTGAAGTCTCGTCGGGCGATTGAGGCGATGCTCAAAGCGCGCGGGATCGAGCGCACGGATGAGGTGATCGCGTACTGTACCGGCGGCATTCGTTCCGGCTTTGTGTATTCGGTGCTGCGGGCGCTCGGCTACGGGCAGGTCGCCAACTACGACGCCTCGATGTGGGAGTGGACCCGGCAGAGCGATCGGCCGGTGCGGGCACCTTAA
- a CDS encoding sulfurtransferase, translating into MSEATRAAGQWSMWAVAAAMAFSVGCGQDAAQLETPERCSEETGTCEAEVFVSAEEFEFLRRQGALVLDTRQDTTYATGHVPGAINIDWKVFAKPEFNGIIHDDSEFLQNEARKHGINDDQPVLIYGGGGSSESASGRVFWTLEYLGHDKVYLLDGGFDQWTQARFDAIEAGVNASEAGDFTVELQPQRRATLEEVEAAIEDETIRLVDTRTIEEWFGENLRNNDYGGHIPEAVHYHWENVLSEDGTLRPADEIRAELEALGIVDGTLAIPYCQSGVRSGFFYAVLKYLDYPEPRNYDGSWWEWSRDEDTVKVVEERD; encoded by the coding sequence ATGAGCGAAGCGACGAGAGCAGCAGGTCAGTGGTCGATGTGGGCCGTGGCAGCGGCGATGGCATTCTCGGTGGGCTGTGGTCAGGACGCCGCGCAGTTGGAGACGCCTGAGCGTTGCTCCGAAGAGACGGGGACCTGTGAGGCGGAGGTTTTTGTCAGCGCCGAGGAGTTTGAGTTCTTGCGTCGCCAGGGCGCGCTGGTGCTCGATACTCGCCAGGACACCACCTACGCCACCGGGCATGTGCCCGGCGCGATCAACATCGATTGGAAGGTCTTTGCGAAGCCGGAGTTCAACGGCATCATTCACGACGATTCTGAATTTCTGCAGAATGAAGCGCGCAAGCACGGCATCAACGACGATCAGCCGGTGCTGATTTACGGCGGTGGCGGAAGCTCGGAGTCGGCCTCGGGCCGCGTCTTCTGGACGCTGGAGTACCTGGGCCACGACAAGGTCTACCTGCTCGACGGGGGCTTTGATCAGTGGACGCAGGCGCGCTTTGACGCGATTGAGGCCGGGGTGAATGCGTCGGAGGCGGGCGACTTCACCGTGGAGCTGCAGCCCCAGCGCCGCGCCACGCTCGAGGAGGTTGAGGCCGCGATTGAGGATGAGACGATTCGCCTGGTGGACACGCGCACCATCGAGGAGTGGTTTGGCGAGAACCTCCGCAACAACGACTACGGCGGTCACATCCCCGAAGCCGTGCACTACCACTGGGAGAACGTGTTGTCGGAAGACGGCACGCTGCGCCCGGCCGATGAGATCCGCGCCGAGCTCGAAGCGCTGGGCATTGTGGATGGCACGCTGGCCATTCCCTACTGCCAGAGCGGCGTGCGCAGCGGGTTCTTTTACGCGGTACTCAAGTACCTGGACTACCCCGAGCCCAGGAACTACGACGGGTCGTGGTGGGAGTGGTCGCGTGACGAAGACACCGTGAAGGTGGTGGAAGAGCGCGACTAA
- a CDS encoding SseB family protein, with the protein MSALEIRDYVARARREPTTENIEALWRAVFLLKGWYFLPTERQDGPSTPMVTLLEGEPWLVAFTNVRRIKEFSRQVGRAAPDGSVQLLVLDPRESMERIVAVQEQIVGVVFNIGSEETFRAPVAAIKAYAARMGLDDLE; encoded by the coding sequence ATGTCTGCACTCGAGATCCGCGACTATGTCGCCCGCGCCCGTCGCGAACCTACCACAGAGAACATCGAGGCGCTCTGGCGCGCGGTGTTTTTGCTCAAGGGTTGGTACTTTTTGCCCACCGAACGCCAGGACGGCCCATCAACGCCGATGGTAACCCTGCTGGAGGGGGAGCCCTGGCTTGTGGCCTTTACCAACGTGCGGCGTATCAAGGAGTTCAGCCGCCAGGTCGGGCGCGCCGCCCCCGATGGCTCGGTGCAATTATTGGTCCTCGACCCGCGCGAGTCGATGGAGCGAATCGTCGCAGTTCAGGAGCAGATCGTGGGCGTGGTCTTTAACATCGGCAGCGAAGAGACCTTTCGGGCGCCGGTGGCCGCCATCAAAGCCTACGCGGCCCGGATGGGGCTTGATGATCTGGAGTGA